The Malus domestica chromosome 13, GDT2T_hap1 genome includes a window with the following:
- the LOC103451597 gene encoding protein PIN-LIKES 2, producing MSRYLMELYQNNLEYSGDVMSAIVPLMKLLSLTVIGLVLSHPKTQLIPRATFKLLSKLVFALFLPCLIFTELGESITLENFIQWWFIPVNVLVSTLIGCFLGYLVVIICRPPPQLNRFTIIMTAFGNTGNLPLAIVGSVCHTPKNPFGQHCHSRGVAYVSFAQWVAVILVYTFVYHMMEPPLEYYEIVEEGGEKDEPPTNDISRPLLVEAEWPGIEEKETEHSKTPFIARIFKSISSVSQTTLPDVDLSGEGGGNSPRSIRCLAEPRVVRRMRIVAEQTPLQHIMQPPTIASLLAIIIGTVPVLKAFFFGEDAPLSFITDSLEILAGAMVPSVMLILGGMLAEGPNESTLGLRTTVGITVARLLLLPLVGIGIVALADKLNFLVDDDAMYRFVLLMQYTTPSAILLGAIASLRGYAVSEASALLFWQHVFALFSLSLYVVIYFKLVTFV from the coding sequence ATGTCTCGGTATCTTATGGAATTGTATCAAAATAATTTGGAGTATAGTGGGGATGTGATGAGTGCAATAGTTCctttgatgaaacttttgtcCCTCACGGTTATCGGACTGGTTCTTTCGCACCCGAAAACTCAATTGATACCCAGAGCTACTTTTAAGCTCCTCAGCAAGCTTGTTTTCGCCTTGTTCTTGCCCTGTCTAATCTTTACCGAACTAGGTGAATCCATTACACTTGAAAACTTTATTCAGTGGTGGTTTATCCCAGTAAATGTGTTAGTGAGTACGCTTATTGGTTGCTTCCTCGGGTACTTAGTGGTGATTATATGTCGTCCTCCCCCACAGTTGAACAGATTTACCATTATCATGACTGCATTTGGGAATACTGGAAATCTCCCACTCGCCATTGTTGGATCTGTCTGTCATACTCCGAAAAACCCATTTGGACAGCATTGTCACTCCAGAGGGGTGGCTTATGTCTCTTTTGCCCAATGGGTTGCTGTAATTCTTGTATATACCTTTGTTTACCACATGATGGAGCCTCCGTTGGAGTACTATGAGATTGTTGAAGAAGGGGGTGAGAAGGACGAACCACCAACTAACGATATTAGCAGGCCTCTACTTGTAGAAGCTGAATGGCcgggtattgaagaaaaagaaaccgAGCATTCCAAGACACCCTTTATTGCTAGAATTTTCAAAAGCATCTCAAGTGTTTCACAGACCACTTTGCCAGATGTTGATCTCTCAGGAGAAGGTGGCGGAAACAGTCCCAGGTCGATTAGGTGTTTGGCGGAACCTAGGGTGGTCAGGAGGATGAGAATTGTTGCTGAGCAAACTCCATTACAGCACATAATGCAACCCCCAACAATCGCCTCTTTACTGGCTATCATCATCGGGACAGTACCTGTGTTAAAAGCTTTTTTCTTCGGAGAGGATGCTCCACTATCCTTCATCACAGACAGTTTAGAGATTTTAGCCGGTGCAATGGTGCCTTCGGTGATGCTTATTCTTGGGGGTATGCTTGCAGAGGGGCCAAATGAGTCTACACTCGGCCTCCGGACAACCGTTGGTATAACTGTGGCAAGGCTTTTACTGCTTCCTCTGGTGGGAATTGGTATAGTGGCGTTGGCTGACAAGCTCAATTTTCTGGTCGATGACGATGCAATGTACAGGTTTGTGCTTTTGATGCAGTACACGACACCAAGTGCAATTTTATTGGGAGCAATTGCGAGCTTGAGGGGTTACGCAGTCAGCGAGGCTTCGGCACTTCTCTTCTGGCAGCATGTGTTCGCTCTCTTCTCCCTTTCCTTGTACGTTGTCATCTACTTTAAATTAGTAACATTTGTCTGA